Proteins from one Mycobacterium sp. SMC-2 genomic window:
- the egtC gene encoding ergothioneine biosynthesis protein EgtC, translated as MCRHLGWLGADVTVSSLVLDPPYGLRVQSYAPRRQKHCLLNADGWGVGFFDHSAQGVVPRRWRSQAPLWGDVSFESIAPALRSRCVVAAVRSATVGMPIDVSATAPFTDGQWLLSHNGVVDRAVLPATSQAESVCDSALLAAVIFERGLDALGETITEIAAADPNARLNILAANGSRLVATTWGDTLSVLRRADGVVLASEPYDNDSDWEDVPDRHLVEVTATGVALTPLDRSEGYR; from the coding sequence ATGTGCCGTCACCTGGGCTGGCTAGGGGCCGACGTCACCGTCTCCTCGCTGGTGCTGGACCCGCCGTATGGCCTGCGGGTGCAGTCGTACGCACCCCGCCGGCAGAAGCACTGCCTGCTCAACGCCGACGGTTGGGGCGTAGGCTTTTTCGATCACTCTGCGCAAGGCGTTGTGCCGCGCCGCTGGCGCAGCCAGGCGCCGTTGTGGGGTGACGTGTCGTTCGAGTCCATCGCGCCGGCGCTGCGCAGCCGCTGCGTGGTGGCCGCCGTGCGCTCGGCGACGGTCGGCATGCCCATCGACGTCAGCGCGACGGCACCGTTCACCGACGGCCAGTGGTTGTTGTCGCACAACGGGGTGGTCGACCGTGCCGTGTTGCCCGCGACGTCGCAGGCCGAATCCGTCTGTGACAGCGCGTTGCTCGCGGCCGTCATCTTCGAACGCGGCCTCGATGCGCTCGGCGAGACCATCACCGAGATAGCGGCGGCGGACCCGAATGCCCGGCTGAACATCTTGGCCGCCAACGGTTCTCGCCTGGTGGCGACTACCTGGGGGGACACCCTTTCCGTCCTGCGCCGCGCGGACGGTGTCGTGCTGGCCAGCGAGCCCTACGACAACGACTCCGACTGGGAGGACGTGCCGGACCGCCACCTCGTCGAGGTCACCGCGACGGGCGTCGCGCTGACCCCGCTGGATCGCTCGGAAGGTTATCGATGA
- the egtB gene encoding ergothioneine biosynthesis protein EgtB, with protein MTLRAGLADDLTRARARTLRLVDFDDAELCRQYDPLMSPLVWDLAHIGQQEELWLLRGGDPARPGMLPPAVEGLYDAFVHSRASRADLPLLSPDRARSYCRTVRSAALDALDALPEDADGFAFALVISHENQHDETMLQALNLRTGAPLLRDSAALPPGRPGVAGTSVLVPAGPFVLGVDAASEPYSLDNERPAHVVELPAFRIGRVPVTNGEWRQFIEDGGYLQPRWWSERGWEHRRRAGLTAPQFWSPDGRTRTRFGHVEDIPADEPVQHVTYFEAEAYAAWAGARLPTEMEWEKACAWDPATESRRRYPWGAQPPSDALVNLGGTALRPAPVGAYPAGASAYGAEQMLGDVWEWTASPLRPWPGFAPMIYERYSQPFFEGDYRVLRGGSWAVEPTILRPSFRNWDHPIRRQIFSGVRLAWDAEDFA; from the coding sequence GTGACCTTAAGGGCAGGCCTTGCCGACGATTTGACGCGGGCGCGAGCACGGACGTTGCGGCTGGTCGACTTCGACGACGCCGAACTGTGCCGGCAGTACGACCCGCTGATGAGCCCGCTGGTGTGGGACCTCGCGCACATCGGTCAGCAGGAGGAGCTCTGGTTGCTGCGCGGCGGTGACCCCGCCCGGCCCGGCATGTTGCCACCCGCCGTCGAGGGCCTCTACGACGCCTTCGTGCACTCGCGCGCGAGCCGGGCCGACTTGCCGCTGCTGTCCCCGGACCGCGCGCGGTCGTATTGCCGGACGGTGCGGTCGGCCGCCCTCGATGCCCTGGACGCCCTGCCCGAGGACGCCGACGGCTTCGCGTTCGCGTTGGTGATCAGCCACGAGAACCAGCACGACGAAACCATGTTGCAGGCGTTGAACCTGCGCACCGGCGCCCCGCTGCTGCGCGACTCGGCGGCTTTGCCCCCCGGCCGGCCCGGGGTGGCCGGCACCTCGGTGCTGGTGCCCGCCGGCCCGTTCGTGCTGGGCGTGGACGCCGCGAGCGAGCCGTACTCGCTGGACAACGAGCGGCCCGCCCACGTCGTCGAGCTGCCGGCGTTCCGGATCGGCCGGGTGCCGGTCACCAACGGCGAATGGCGGCAATTCATCGAGGACGGCGGGTACCTGCAGCCGCGCTGGTGGTCCGAGCGCGGCTGGGAGCACCGCCGGCGCGCGGGCCTGACCGCCCCGCAGTTCTGGAGCCCCGACGGGCGCACGCGCACCCGGTTCGGCCACGTCGAAGACATTCCCGCCGACGAACCGGTGCAGCATGTCACCTACTTCGAGGCCGAGGCCTACGCGGCCTGGGCCGGCGCGCGGCTGCCAACCGAGATGGAGTGGGAGAAGGCCTGCGCGTGGGATCCCGCCACCGAGAGCCGGCGCCGCTACCCGTGGGGCGCGCAGCCGCCCTCCGATGCCCTCGTTAATCTGGGTGGAACGGCGTTGCGCCCGGCGCCCGTCGGGGCCTACCCGGCCGGAGCCTCGGCGTACGGGGCGGAGCAGATGCTCGGCGACGTGTGGGAGTGGACCGCCTCGCCGCTGCGGCCCTGGCCCGGTTTCGCCCCGATGATCTACGAGCGCTACTCGCAACCGTTCTTCGAGGGCGACTACCGCGTGTTGCGCGGGGGCTCGTGGGCCGTGGAGCCCACCATCCTGCGGCCGAGCTTCCGCAACTGGGACCATCCGATCCGGCGCCAGATCTTCTCGGGTGTCCGGTTGGCTTGGGACGCAGAGGATTTCGCCTGA
- the egtA gene encoding ergothioneine biosynthesis glutamate--cysteine ligase EgtA — protein MTFAAITTARSELGSPELADSKSAASYIADGCLADAPLGRVGLELEAHCHDAADPHRRPGWDEIAEVLALLPELPGGSRITVEPGGAVELSGPPADGAVAAIDAMRQDQAVLRSAFADAGLGLVFLGADPLRPPKRINPGPRYRAMEQFFVSSRSGDAGSAMMTSTASIQVNLDAGPRAGWAARVRLAHALGPTMIAIAANSPMLRGEFTGWASTRQRVWGQMDSARCGPILGVSGDEPGTDWARYALKAPVMLVNNPDAVPVTHWVPFADWVDGRALLGDRRPTVADLEYHLTTLFPPVRPRQWLEIRYLDSLPDDFWPAVVFTLAALLDDPVAADIAAEAVEPVATAWDTAARLGLRDRRLYAAAIKCVAVAARLAPPELGDSMQRLLDAVERGRCPGDDFSDQVIQDGIAPTVSRLAQGGP, from the coding sequence ATGACGTTCGCCGCCATCACTACCGCCCGCTCCGAGCTGGGCAGCCCCGAGCTGGCCGATTCCAAATCCGCCGCGAGCTACATCGCCGACGGCTGCCTGGCGGATGCCCCCCTCGGGCGCGTGGGTCTGGAGCTGGAAGCCCACTGCCACGACGCGGCCGACCCGCACCGCAGGCCCGGCTGGGACGAGATCGCCGAGGTCCTGGCGCTCTTGCCGGAGTTGCCGGGCGGCAGCCGGATCACGGTGGAACCCGGCGGTGCGGTGGAGTTGTCCGGTCCGCCGGCCGACGGGGCGGTGGCCGCCATCGACGCGATGCGGCAAGACCAGGCCGTGCTGCGGTCGGCGTTCGCCGACGCCGGGCTGGGTCTGGTTTTCCTGGGGGCCGATCCCCTGCGCCCGCCCAAGCGCATCAACCCGGGCCCGCGATACCGCGCCATGGAGCAGTTCTTCGTGTCCAGCCGCTCGGGTGATGCGGGCTCGGCGATGATGACGTCCACCGCGTCCATTCAGGTCAACCTGGACGCCGGGCCGCGCGCCGGCTGGGCGGCGCGGGTGCGGCTCGCGCACGCGCTGGGCCCCACCATGATCGCGATAGCCGCGAACTCCCCGATGCTGCGTGGCGAGTTCACCGGGTGGGCCTCGACCCGCCAGCGGGTGTGGGGGCAGATGGACTCGGCGCGGTGCGGGCCCATCCTTGGGGTCAGCGGCGACGAACCGGGCACCGACTGGGCGCGCTACGCGCTCAAGGCCCCGGTGATGCTGGTGAACAACCCGGACGCCGTGCCGGTCACGCACTGGGTGCCCTTCGCCGACTGGGTCGACGGCCGGGCGCTCCTGGGTGATCGCCGTCCGACCGTGGCCGACCTGGAATACCACCTGACCACGCTGTTTCCGCCCGTGCGCCCGAGGCAGTGGCTTGAGATCCGCTATCTCGACAGCCTGCCGGACGACTTCTGGCCGGCCGTGGTCTTCACCCTGGCGGCGCTGCTCGACGACCCGGTCGCCGCCGACATCGCGGCCGAGGCGGTCGAGCCGGTGGCCACCGCCTGGGACACCGCGGCCCGATTGGGCCTGCGTGACCGGCGGCTGTACGCCGCGGCCATCAAGTGCGTGGCCGTCGCCGCCCGGCTGGCACCCCCCGAACTCGGCGATTCGATGCAGCGCCTCCTCGACGCGGTCGAGCGGGGCCGATGTCCCGGTGACGACTTCTCCGATCAGGTGATTCAGGACGGCATCGCGCCCACCGTGTCGCGACTGGCGCAAGGGGGGCCGTGA
- a CDS encoding sensor domain-containing protein, whose protein sequence is MRIWAAVVTVGAAVGTALGAPVAAAHPSDPGVVNYAVLGKGSVGNIVGGPMGWESVFTQPVQGDWVDVPVCNNWADIGLPEVYNDPDLASFNGAVTQTSANDQTHFVKQAVGVFATNDAADRAFHRVVDRTVGCSGQTTAMHLDNGVTQVWSFDGGPPGAADANWTKQEAGTDRRCFNQTRLRENVLLQAKVCQSGNAGPAVNVLAGAMQNALGQ, encoded by the coding sequence ATGCGGATCTGGGCCGCGGTGGTGACCGTGGGTGCGGCGGTAGGGACGGCGCTGGGCGCGCCCGTTGCGGCGGCGCACCCGTCGGATCCGGGGGTGGTGAACTACGCGGTCCTGGGCAAAGGATCGGTGGGCAACATCGTCGGGGGCCCCATGGGTTGGGAATCGGTGTTCACCCAGCCGGTGCAGGGCGACTGGGTGGACGTTCCCGTGTGCAACAACTGGGCCGACATCGGGTTGCCGGAGGTGTACAACGACCCGGATCTGGCATCGTTCAACGGTGCCGTCACGCAGACGTCGGCCAACGACCAAACCCACTTCGTCAAGCAGGCGGTCGGGGTGTTTGCCACCAACGACGCCGCCGACCGCGCTTTCCATCGGGTGGTGGATCGAACGGTGGGCTGCTCCGGCCAGACCACCGCGATGCATCTGGACAACGGCGTTACGCAGGTGTGGTCGTTCGACGGCGGGCCGCCCGGTGCCGCCGATGCGAACTGGACCAAGCAGGAAGCCGGCACCGATCGGCGGTGCTTCAATCAAACCAGGCTGCGGGAAAACGTGTTGCTGCAGGCCAAGGTCTGCCAGTCTGGCAACGCCGGGCCGGCGGTCAACGTGCTGGCCGGGGCGATGCAGAACGCGCTGGGCCAGTGA
- a CDS encoding catalase, with translation MTESFTTTDAGIAAPSDDQSLTIGPDGPILLQDHYLIEQMAQFNRERIPERQPHAKGGGAFGTFEVTNDVSKYTRAAVFQPGTKTDMLARFSTVAGERGSPDTWRDPRGFALKFYTSEGNFDLVGNNTPIFFMRDPLKFQHFIRSQKRMQATNLRDHNMQWDFWTLSPESAHQVTWLMGDRGIPKTWRNMNGYSSHTYSWINAAGEIFWVKYHFITDQGIDFLTQEDADRLAGEDGDYHQRDLYEAIEGGNHPSWTLKMQIMPYEEARNYRFNPFDLTKVWPHGDYPLIDVGKMTLNRNVTDYHTEIEQAAFEPNNTVPGTGLSPDKMLQARGFSYSDAHRARLGTNYRQIPVNTPKVQVNSYSKDGAMRVKNVSDPVYAPNSYGGPHADPARAAEVRWHADGDMVRAAYTLHAEDDDWGQAGTMVRDVLDDAARDRLEHNIIGHVSKGVKEPVLSRVFQYWRNVDPDLGKKVEEAVRAK, from the coding sequence ATGACGGAGAGTTTCACCACCACTGACGCCGGCATCGCTGCGCCCAGCGACGACCAGTCGTTGACGATCGGTCCCGACGGCCCGATTCTGCTGCAGGACCACTACCTGATCGAGCAGATGGCCCAGTTCAACCGGGAGCGGATCCCGGAGCGTCAGCCGCACGCCAAGGGCGGCGGCGCCTTCGGCACGTTCGAGGTCACCAACGACGTCAGCAAGTACACCAGGGCCGCCGTCTTTCAGCCCGGCACCAAGACGGACATGCTGGCCAGGTTCTCCACTGTCGCCGGCGAGCGCGGCAGCCCGGACACCTGGCGCGACCCGCGAGGTTTCGCGCTGAAGTTCTACACCAGCGAAGGCAATTTCGACCTGGTCGGCAATAACACACCGATCTTCTTCATGCGGGACCCGCTGAAATTCCAGCACTTCATCCGGTCCCAGAAGCGCATGCAGGCGACGAACTTGCGCGACCACAACATGCAGTGGGACTTCTGGACGCTCTCACCGGAATCCGCGCACCAGGTGACCTGGCTGATGGGCGACCGCGGTATTCCCAAGACGTGGCGGAACATGAACGGCTACAGCAGCCACACCTACAGCTGGATCAATGCCGCCGGCGAAATCTTCTGGGTGAAGTACCACTTCATCACCGACCAGGGCATCGACTTCCTGACCCAGGAGGACGCGGACCGGCTGGCCGGCGAGGACGGCGATTACCACCAGCGCGACCTCTACGAGGCGATCGAGGGCGGCAACCACCCCAGCTGGACGCTCAAGATGCAGATCATGCCGTACGAGGAGGCCCGGAACTACCGGTTCAACCCGTTCGACCTGACCAAGGTGTGGCCGCACGGCGACTACCCGTTGATCGACGTCGGCAAGATGACGCTGAACCGCAACGTCACCGATTACCACACCGAGATCGAGCAGGCGGCCTTCGAGCCGAACAACACCGTGCCGGGCACCGGACTGAGCCCCGACAAGATGCTGCAGGCCCGCGGGTTCTCCTACTCCGACGCGCATCGCGCCAGGCTGGGGACGAACTACCGGCAGATCCCCGTCAACACGCCGAAGGTGCAGGTGAACAGCTACTCGAAGGACGGCGCGATGCGGGTGAAGAACGTCTCCGACCCCGTCTACGCGCCCAACTCCTACGGCGGCCCGCACGCCGACCCGGCTCGCGCCGCCGAGGTGCGCTGGCACGCCGACGGCGACATGGTCCGCGCGGCCTACACGTTGCACGCCGAGGACGACGACTGGGGACAGGCCGGCACCATGGTGCGCGACGTCCTCGACGACGCGGCCCGGGACAGGTTGGAGCACAACATCATTGGACATGTCTCCAAGGGCGTCAAGGAGCCGGTGCTGTCGCGGGTGTTCCAGTACTGGCGCAACGTCGACCCCGACCTCGGCAAGAAGGTCGAAGAGGCCGTGCGGGCCAAATAA
- a CDS encoding DUF4185 domain-containing protein, whose product MSTAPTRLVARCSLALTLIAPQWFWVAHADPPAPAPEPIVQPLAPGQVLRIGPTAGTGTPTRDYGIGATDLCEFVEFPTELLQVCGDSFAGQGVGFGGWYSPIALRVDTASVDDPGGVRYTGVTGVSKPLLADPTPPGDSQLPAGVIQVNRHNYLMVTTTKDLEPQSSRLVLAVPERAGWQTIAGSRRAASYQGGSQTQISGYYDPIPTPDSPTGWVYIVADSFTRRDPVVLYRATPQTFIDRSKWQGWAAGPGGGWGKPPTPLWPDAVGEMCIRQIDGKSVLSYFNSVTGNMEVRVANDPTALGDAPVTTVVQHDEWPEPAESLPPPYDNRLAQPYGGYISPGSTLDELRIFVSQWDTRARVAAPYRVIQFAVNPFKPE is encoded by the coding sequence GTGAGCACCGCCCCCACCCGACTGGTCGCGCGGTGCTCGCTTGCATTGACTCTGATTGCGCCACAATGGTTTTGGGTGGCTCACGCCGACCCGCCCGCGCCCGCCCCCGAGCCGATCGTGCAGCCGCTGGCGCCCGGTCAGGTGCTGCGGATCGGCCCGACCGCCGGCACCGGCACCCCGACCCGGGACTACGGCATCGGCGCGACCGACCTCTGCGAGTTCGTCGAGTTCCCCACCGAACTGCTACAGGTCTGCGGCGACAGCTTCGCCGGCCAGGGCGTCGGGTTCGGTGGCTGGTATTCGCCGATCGCGCTGCGCGTCGACACCGCGTCCGTCGACGACCCCGGTGGAGTCCGCTACACCGGCGTCACCGGAGTCAGCAAGCCCCTGCTGGCCGATCCCACACCGCCGGGCGATTCGCAGCTGCCCGCCGGCGTGATTCAGGTCAACCGACACAACTACTTGATGGTGACGACCACGAAAGACCTAGAGCCGCAGAGCTCACGGCTGGTATTGGCCGTACCGGAGCGCGCGGGCTGGCAGACGATTGCGGGGTCCCGGCGGGCCGCCTCCTACCAGGGCGGCTCGCAGACGCAGATAAGTGGCTACTACGACCCGATCCCCACCCCGGATTCGCCGACCGGCTGGGTGTACATCGTGGCCGACAGCTTCACCCGCAGGGACCCCGTCGTGCTGTATCGGGCCACCCCGCAAACGTTCATCGACCGGTCCAAATGGCAGGGCTGGGCGGCCGGGCCGGGCGGCGGCTGGGGCAAGCCGCCCACCCCGCTGTGGCCGGACGCGGTGGGCGAGATGTGCATTCGGCAAATCGATGGCAAGTCCGTGCTGTCCTACTTCAACTCCGTCACGGGCAACATGGAGGTCCGCGTCGCCAACGACCCGACGGCGTTGGGCGACGCGCCGGTCACCACGGTGGTGCAGCACGACGAGTGGCCCGAGCCCGCCGAGAGCCTGCCGCCGCCGTACGACAACCGGCTCGCGCAACCGTACGGCGGGTATATTTCCCCCGGCTCCACGCTCGATGAGCTGCGAATCTTCGTGAGCCAGTGGGACACTCGCGCCCGGGTGGCCGCGCCGTACCGGGTGATCCAGTTCGCCGTCAATCCGTTCAAGCCGGAGTAA
- a CDS encoding aspartate-semialdehyde dehydrogenase, whose protein sequence is MVAIGVVGATGQVGQVMRRLLEERDFPATSVRFFASARSQGRKLAFRGQEIEVEDAAKADPTGLDIALFSAGKTMSLVQAPRFAAAGVTVIDNSSAWRKDPDVPLVVSEVNFDRDAHRRPKGIIANPNCTTMAAMPVLKVLHDEAELVRLVVSSYQAVSGSGLAGVEELATQARAVIDGAEQLVYDGSAVEFPAPKTYVAPIAFNVVPLAGSLVDDGSGETDEDQKLRHESRKILGIPELAVSGTCVRVPVFTGHSLSINAEFARPLSPERARHLLDGAPGVKVVDVPTPLAAAGVDESLVGRIRQDPGVPDGRGLALFVSGDNLRKGAALNTIQIAELLAAQL, encoded by the coding sequence ATGGTTGCGATAGGCGTTGTAGGCGCCACCGGCCAGGTGGGCCAGGTGATGCGCAGGTTGCTCGAGGAGCGGGACTTCCCCGCAACGTCGGTGCGGTTTTTCGCGTCGGCCCGCTCGCAGGGCCGCAAGCTGGCATTCCGCGGCCAGGAGATCGAGGTCGAGGACGCCGCCAAGGCCGACCCGACCGGCCTGGACATCGCATTGTTCTCCGCCGGCAAGACCATGTCACTGGTGCAGGCGCCGCGGTTCGCCGCGGCCGGGGTGACGGTGATCGACAATTCGTCGGCCTGGCGCAAGGATCCCGACGTGCCGCTGGTGGTGTCGGAGGTGAATTTCGACCGGGACGCCCACCGCCGACCGAAGGGCATCATCGCCAACCCGAACTGCACCACGATGGCCGCGATGCCGGTGCTCAAGGTGCTGCACGACGAGGCCGAACTGGTGCGCCTGGTGGTCTCGAGCTACCAGGCGGTGTCCGGCAGCGGGCTGGCCGGGGTCGAGGAGCTGGCCACGCAGGCGCGCGCCGTTATCGACGGCGCCGAGCAGTTGGTGTACGACGGCTCCGCGGTCGAGTTCCCGGCGCCCAAGACGTACGTCGCGCCGATCGCCTTCAACGTGGTGCCGCTGGCCGGCTCGCTGGTGGACGACGGCTCCGGCGAGACCGACGAGGACCAGAAGCTGCGGCACGAGAGCCGCAAAATCCTCGGCATCCCCGAGCTGGCGGTGAGCGGGACCTGCGTGCGGGTGCCCGTGTTCACCGGGCACTCGCTGTCGATCAACGCCGAGTTCGCCCGCCCGCTCTCACCCGAGCGCGCCCGGCACCTGCTCGACGGCGCACCCGGGGTCAAAGTGGTCGACGTGCCGACCCCGCTGGCGGCCGCCGGCGTCGACGAGTCCCTGGTCGGCCGGATCCGGCAGGACCCGGGCGTGCCCGACGGGCGCGGCCTGGCCCTGTTCGTGTCGGGGGACAACCTGCGCAAGGGGGCGGCGCTGAACACCATCCAGATCGCCGAGCTGCTGGCCGCCCAGCTGTGA
- a CDS encoding aspartate kinase: MALVVQKYGGSSVADADRIRRVAERIVATKKQGNDVVVVVSAMGDTTDDLMDLAQQVCPAPPPRELDMLLTAGERISNALVAMAIESLGAEARSFTGSQAGVITTGTHGNAKIIEVTPGRLRDALDEGRIVLVAGFQGVSQDTRDVTTLGRGGSDTTAVALAAALHADVCEIYTDVDGIFTADPRIVRNARRLDTVTFEEMLEMAACGAKVLMLRCVEYARRYNIPVHVRSSYSDKPGTVVVGSIKDIAMEDPILTGVAHDRSEAKVTIVGIPDIPGYAARVFRAVADADVNIDMVLQNVSKVEDGKTDITFTCSRDSGPTAVAKLDALKDEIGFTQLLYDDHIGKVSLIGAGMRSHPGVTATFCEALAEVGVNIELISTSEIRISVLCRDTELDKAVVALHEAFGLGGDESATVYAGTGR; this comes from the coding sequence GTGGCGCTCGTCGTGCAAAAGTACGGCGGATCCTCGGTGGCCGATGCCGATCGGATTCGCCGTGTCGCCGAGCGCATCGTCGCGACCAAGAAGCAGGGAAACGACGTCGTCGTCGTGGTCTCGGCCATGGGCGACACCACCGACGACCTGATGGACCTGGCCCAGCAGGTGTGCCCGGCCCCGCCACCCCGGGAACTCGACATGCTGTTGACGGCGGGCGAGCGCATTTCCAACGCGCTGGTGGCCATGGCGATCGAATCGCTGGGCGCGGAGGCGCGCTCGTTCACCGGTTCGCAAGCCGGCGTCATTACCACCGGCACGCACGGCAACGCGAAGATCATCGAGGTGACCCCGGGACGGCTGCGGGACGCGCTCGACGAGGGCCGGATCGTCCTGGTCGCCGGATTCCAGGGCGTCAGCCAGGACACCCGCGACGTCACCACGCTGGGCCGCGGCGGTTCGGACACTACCGCCGTCGCCCTGGCCGCCGCACTGCACGCCGACGTCTGCGAGATCTACACCGACGTGGACGGCATCTTCACCGCGGACCCGCGGATCGTGCGCAACGCGCGCCGGTTGGACACGGTGACGTTCGAGGAAATGCTCGAGATGGCGGCCTGCGGCGCGAAGGTGCTGATGCTGCGCTGTGTGGAATACGCCCGCCGCTACAACATTCCGGTGCATGTCCGTTCGTCGTACTCGGACAAACCAGGCACCGTCGTCGTCGGATCGATCAAGGACATCGCCATGGAAGACCCCATCCTGACCGGAGTCGCGCACGACCGCAGCGAGGCGAAGGTGACCATCGTCGGCATACCCGACATCCCCGGCTATGCGGCCAGGGTGTTCCGGGCCGTCGCCGACGCCGACGTGAACATCGACATGGTGTTGCAGAACGTCTCCAAAGTGGAGGACGGCAAGACGGACATCACCTTCACCTGCTCGCGCGACAGCGGGCCTACGGCGGTGGCCAAGCTGGACGCGCTCAAGGACGAGATCGGCTTCACGCAGCTGCTCTACGACGACCACATCGGCAAGGTGTCGCTCATCGGCGCGGGCATGCGCAGCCACCCCGGTGTCACCGCGACCTTCTGTGAGGCCCTGGCGGAGGTCGGCGTCAACATCGAGCTGATCTCCACCTCCGAGATTCGCATCTCCGTGCTGTGCCGCGACACCGAACTAGACAAGGCCGTCGTGGCGTTGCACGAGGCGTTCGGACTCGGCGGCGACGAGTCGGCGACGGTGTATGCGGGGACGGGCAGGTAA
- the leuA gene encoding 2-isopropylmalate synthase, whose translation MRRSEVPSDTPGATTVTSNPDAYTSTRSIAKPAGPPGPGQPAWNPQRGSAMPINRYRSFADEVEPIRLPDRTWPDRVINSAPLWCAVDLRDGNQALIDPMSPTRKRRMFDLLVRMGYKEIEVGFPSASQTDFDFVREIITDGAIPDDVTIQVLTQCRPELIERTFTACEGAPRAIVHFYNSTSILQRRVVFRADRAAVQEIAVQGARKCVEEAAKYPGTQWRFEYSPESYTGTELEYARQVCDAVGEIIAPTPDNPIIFNLPATVEMATPNVYADSIEWMSRNLANRESVILSLHPHNDRGTAVAAAELGFAAGADRIEGCLFGNGERTGNVCLVTLGLNLFSRGVDPQIDFSNIDEIRRTVEYCNQLPVHERHPYGGDLVYTAFSGSHQDAINKGLDQMKVDADAADTDVEDMLWQVPYLPIDPKDVGRTYEAVIRVNSQSGKGGVAYIMKSDHGLALPRRLQIEFSQAIQKITEGEGGEVSPKEMWDAFYEEYLAPVWPLERMKQRVEASEEDSGTTTIAATVKVNGVETEVSGAGNGPLAAFVHALGDVGFDVAVLDYSEHAMSAGDDAQAAAYVEASVNGRTVWGVGIAPSITTASLRAVVSAVNRASRN comes from the coding sequence ATGCGCCGGTCTGAGGTTCCTTCTGACACCCCCGGAGCAACTACCGTGACTTCCAATCCCGACGCCTATACGTCGACACGATCGATCGCCAAACCCGCCGGCCCGCCGGGGCCCGGCCAGCCCGCCTGGAATCCCCAGCGCGGTTCGGCGATGCCAATCAACCGGTACCGGTCCTTCGCCGATGAGGTCGAGCCCATCCGGCTGCCCGACCGCACCTGGCCCGACCGCGTCATCAACAGCGCCCCGCTATGGTGCGCGGTGGACCTGCGCGACGGCAACCAGGCGCTGATCGACCCGATGAGCCCGACCCGCAAGCGCCGCATGTTCGATCTGTTGGTGCGCATGGGTTACAAGGAGATCGAGGTCGGTTTCCCCTCGGCCAGTCAAACCGACTTCGACTTCGTCCGCGAGATCATCACCGACGGCGCCATTCCCGACGACGTCACCATCCAGGTGCTGACCCAGTGCCGCCCCGAACTCATCGAGCGCACCTTCACCGCGTGCGAGGGCGCGCCGCGGGCCATCGTGCACTTCTACAACTCGACGTCAATCCTGCAGCGCCGCGTGGTTTTTCGCGCCGACCGGGCCGCCGTGCAGGAGATCGCGGTCCAGGGTGCCCGCAAGTGCGTCGAGGAGGCCGCCAAATACCCCGGCACGCAATGGCGTTTCGAATACTCGCCGGAGTCCTACACCGGAACCGAGCTGGAATACGCCAGGCAGGTGTGCGACGCCGTCGGCGAGATCATCGCGCCCACACCGGACAACCCGATCATCTTCAACCTGCCCGCCACGGTGGAGATGGCCACGCCCAACGTCTACGCCGACTCGATCGAGTGGATGAGCCGTAATCTGGCCAACCGGGAATCCGTCATCTTGAGCCTGCACCCGCACAACGACCGCGGAACGGCCGTCGCCGCAGCCGAATTGGGCTTCGCCGCCGGCGCGGACCGGATCGAGGGCTGCCTGTTCGGCAACGGCGAACGCACCGGCAACGTGTGCCTGGTGACGTTGGGGCTGAACCTGTTCTCCCGCGGCGTCGACCCCCAGATCGACTTCTCCAACATCGACGAGATCCGTCGCACCGTGGAGTACTGCAACCAACTGCCCGTGCACGAGCGTCACCCCTACGGCGGGGACCTGGTCTACACCGCGTTCTCCGGCAGCCATCAGGACGCGATCAACAAGGGTCTGGACCAGATGAAGGTCGACGCGGATGCCGCGGACACCGACGTCGAGGACATGCTGTGGCAGGTGCCGTATCTGCCGATCGACCCCAAGGATGTCGGGCGCACCTACGAGGCCGTGATCCGGGTCAACTCGCAGTCCGGCAAGGGCGGGGTGGCCTACATCATGAAGTCCGACCATGGCCTGGCGCTGCCGCGGCGGCTGCAGATCGAATTCTCGCAGGCGATCCAGAAGATCACCGAGGGCGAGGGCGGCGAGGTCTCCCCGAAGGAGATGTGGGACGCGTTCTACGAGGAGTACCTGGCCCCGGTGTGGCCGCTGGAGCGAATGAAACAGCGGGTCGAGGCGTCGGAAGAAGACAGCGGCACCACCACGATCGCGGCGACGGTGAAGGTCAACGGGGTGGAGACCGAGGTCAGCGGCGCCGGCAACGGCCCCCTGGCGGCGTTCGTCCACGCGCTGGGTGACGTGGGGTTCGATGTCGCGGTGCTCGACTACTCCGAGCATGCGATGAGCGCGGGCGACGACGCCCAGGCCGCCGCGTACGTGGAGGCGTCGGTCAACGGCCGCACGGTGTGGGGCGTCGGCATCGCGCCGTCGATCACCACCGCATCGCTGCGCGCCGTCGTGTCGGCGGTCAACCGCGCGTCCCGGAATTAA